GACACCCTGCACAACATCCTGGAGAACGGCCGGGTCGGGCTGATCTTCGTCGTCCCGGGCCGGGACACCACGCTGCGGGTCAACGGGCGGGCCTGCGTGTCCACCGACCCGGAGCTGCTGCGGCAGCTCACCGCCGTCGGCAAGCCCCCGCGCAGCGCGATCGTGGTGGCCGTCGAGGAGGTGTACGCGCACTGCCCGAAGGCGTTCCTGCGCGGCTCGGCGTGGAAGCCGGAGAACTGGCCGGCCCAGGACGCGCAGCCGAGCTCGGCCGAGATCACGCTCTCGCACCTGCGGGACGACTCGCTGACCATCGAGATGATCGAGCAGGACGAGCGGGAGGCGCTGCTCCACCGCTACGAGTAGACGCCAGCGCACGGCCGGCGGCCTCGGGGACGTGGGATGTCCGGGATGCGGGATGTCCATCGCACGGCGTGCCCCTCCCGCACGGGGCGACGCCCGGCGGCTTGAATGGGCGGATGGACTGCGTCTTCTGTGCGGTCGTGGCGGGCACCGAATCCGCGCACCTGGTGCTGGACGACGAGGCGGCGGTCGCCTTCCTGGACCGCCGGCCGCTCTTCCCCGGGCACGTGCTGGTCGTGCCGCGGGCCCACCACCACACCCTGGCCGACCTGCCGGCGGCCGACGTGGGGCCGTTCTTCCTGCGGGTCCAGCGGGTGGCCGCCGCGGTGGAGCACGGGATGGGCGCGGCGGGCAGCTTCGTCGCGGCCAACAACCGGATCAGCCAGTCGGTGCCGCACCTGCACGTCCACGTCGTGCCGCGCAATCCGAAGGACGGGCTGCGCGGGTTCTTCTGGCCGCGCGGCAAGTACCCGGACGAGGCGGGCGCGGCGGAGGTCGCCCGCCGGCTTCGGGCGGCGCTCGAAGGTCTCTGACGGTCGGGGCGGCGCCCTGGTGTGCTCCGACATACCTCGCCGAACGTAGTGGGGCGTACTCCTGCGGGCGCAGGAGGCAGCCGCCGAAATCACCGTGCGGGCTGACGAATCCGCAGGTGGGCGCGCCTAGGCTCACTGCCATGAACGAACTCGCCTGCCTCGTCCAGCGGACCGCCGACCAACTCGCGGGCCGGCACGTCGGCGCGGTCGTCGCAGGGCTGGCCGGCGGCGCGGTGGAGATCCGCGGCGCCGGGCGCACCGGCCCGGGCGGCGGCGTGCCGGGGCCGCGCACGCTGTTCGAAGTCGGCTCCGTCACCAAGGTGTTCAGCTCGCTCGCGCTCGCCCGGCTGGTGCTGGCCGGCGCGGCCGAGCTGGACGATCCGGTCACCGCGCTGCTCCCCGACGGTGCCGCGGTCCCCGTCCGGCGCGGGCAGGCGATCACCCTGCGACACCTCGCCACCCATACCTCCGGGCTTCCCCGGCTGCCCCGGGGCATGACGGCTGCCGCCCTGTTAACCCCGCACAAGCCCGACCCGTACGCCCACTGCACCGCCGATCGCATCCTCGCCGGTCTCGCCCGGACCAGGCTGCGGGCCGTACCCGGGCGCGGTTTCCGCTACTCCAACCTCGGTGCCGGGCTGCTCGGTCTCGCCCTCGCCCACCGGGCCGGCACCGGCTACGCGGAGTTGGTGCGGCGTGAGGTCTGCGCTCCGCTGGAGCTCGCGGACACCGTGGTGACGCCGGACGAGGAGCAGTCCGAGCGGCTCGCCCACGGGCACACGGCGCGCGGGCGGGCGGTGCCGTACTGGAACTTCGCCGATCTGGGAGGCATGGGGGCGCTCCGTTCGACCGCCGCCGACCTCGCGATATTCGTGCGGGCCCAGCTGTCCGCCGGCCGCGAGCCGGACGGGCCGCTGGCGCCCGCGATATCGCTCACCAGGGAGGTACGGCACCGGGTCAACCCGTTCGCCTGGGTACACCTGGGCTGGCTCGCCCACCGCCTGCACACCCAGCAGGGCGGCCACCTCCAGATCTGGCACAACGGCGGCACGGGCGGGTTCCGGTCCTTCGTGGCCTTCGATCCGGAGAAGCAGGTGGGGGTGGTCGTGCTGGCCAACACCCGCCGGTCGCCCGACTCGCCCGGCACGGCGCTGCTGCGCACGCTGCAGAACGGGTTCGCGACGACGACGTAGGAGAGGTGAGGCATTGGCGGAACGATCCGGCGCGGGTTCGGGACGACCGGTTGGCCGCCCACCCCCACGCGAGCCGGCCACCGACCGCCACAGGCGGCCTTGCGGATCGTGAGCCGCCGAGGCCGGTAGGCGTACGGTGAGCGGTTCGGCGGGGCTGCGTGGGAAGATGGCAGGGCTGGTGGGAACGATCTCCGGACGGTTCTCTGGCCATGGTGAACGAGATGCAGCACCAGGGGGAGCCGCGGCAGGATGCCCTGTTGATGGTGCCGATCGCCACCGCGCTGATCGAGGCCGACGGGCGGATCCTGCACTGGAGCGGCGACGCGGAGGCACTGCTCGGCTACACCGCGGACGAGGCGATCGGCGCCAAGGCCGCCCAGTTGCTGGCCTCGGAGGAGCAGCGGCCCTATCTGCTGGAGCTCTTCCAGCAGATACTGGACGGCCGCGGCTGGTCCGGCGTGTTCGCGGTCCGGCACCGGGACGGGCACAACGTGAACCTGGAGTTCCGCACCCACCCGATCGCCGGGCCCGGCGGCAGCCCGCTGGTGCTGGCCGTCGCGTCCGACGTGACGACGCTGCGCCGGATCCAGGCGGACCTGGCGGTCCTCGACGGCTTCTTCACGCAGTCCCCGGTCGGGATGGGCGTCTTCGACCCCGACCTGCGGTTCGTCCGGCTGAACGAGGCGCTGGCCCGCGTCAACGGCCTGTCCGTGGACGCGCATCTGGGCCACCGGCTCACCGAGGTGCTGCCCGGGATCAACGGCGAGGAGGCCGAGGCGGTGATGCGCCAGGTGCTGGAGTCCGGTACGCCCGTGGTTGATAGCCGCTCGCACGGCCGCACCCCGCGTGACCCGCAACACGACCACGCCTGGTCGGCCTCGTACTTCCGGCTGGAGGACCCCGGCGGGCGGGTGCTCGGCGTCAGTTCGACCATCATCGACATCACCGAGCGGTTCCGCGCGGACGCCCGGGCTGCCAGGGCGCAGGAGCGGCTGGCCCTGCTGGTCGACGCGACGGCCTCCATCGGCACCACGCTCGACCTGCGACAGACCGCCCGGGAGCTGGCCGACGCCATGGTGCCCAGGGTGGCCGACATCAGCGGGGTGTTCGCCCTGGAGGCGCTGGTGGCCGGGCGCAACGTGGAACCGCCCGACCCGGAGGCCCCGCAGCTGGTGCGCCGCCTGGCGTTCGCCTCCAACGACCCGCTGTACCCGGCGGAGGCACTGCCGGTCGACACCGTCTACGAGCTGCCGACGGACTCCCCGTACACGCGGGCCCTCACCACGGGGCGGACGGTCGTGGTGCCGTCGTGGGAGCTGCCGCTGCTGAGCGAAGGCATCCCCGAGAGCCGCCGCCAGGCCTACCTCGGCGACCGGCCGCGCTCGGTGCGGATCACCCCGCTGGTGGCGCGCGGCACGACGCTCGGCATGATCGTGTACTCCCGGCGCGGTGCCCGCGAGTCCTTCGCGGAGGCGGACATCACCCTCGGCGACGAACTGGCCTCGCGCGCCGCCGTCGCGATCGACAACGCCCGGCTGTACCTGCGCCAGCACCAGACCGTGCTGGCCCGCCAGCAGGCACTGCGCGAGGCGAAGGCCGCGCAGGAGCGGCTGGCGCTGGTCAACGTGGCCTCCACCCGGATCGGCACCACCCTCGATCTCGCTCAGACCGCCCAGGAGTTGGCCGAGGTGGCGACGCCTCGGCTGGCAGACACCGTGGTCGTGGAGGTGCTGGAGGACCTGGTCCACGGCGAGCGCGAGGCCCGCCCCCAGCCGGACAGCTCGGCCGTGCTGCGGCGGATGGCGTTCCATTCGGTGCACGGCTCCACGCTGAAGCCGATCGACCGGCTCGGCGGGGTACACCGCTTCGTGCCCGGCTCGCCGTACGCGTGGTCCCTGGCGAACCGCAAACCGGTGCTGGTGCCGAGGATGGACGAGGCCGGCATGGCCTGGTTCGCCGACGACCCGGTGCGTTCGGCGGCGGTGCGGGAGCAGAACGTCCGCTCGTTCATGGTGGTCCCGCTGATCGCGCGCGGCACCCCGGTCGGCGTCGCGGGCTTCTACCGCACCCTCGTCGAGCGCCCGTACGAGGACGACGACCTCGCGCTGGCCGGGGAGTTGGCGGTGCGGGCCGCGGTGTCGATCGACAACGCGCTGCTGTTCACCCGGGAGCGCGACGCGGCCGCCGCCCGCCAGCGCGCCCTGGACGAGGCGTGGGCGGCGCAGCAGCGGCTGTCACTGCTCAACGAGGCCAGCAACCGGATCGGCACCACCCTCGATCTGCACCGCACCGCGCGGGAGTTGGTGGACGTGGTGATCCCCCGCTTCGCCGACTTCGTCACCGTCGACCTGCGTGAGACGGTGCTCGGCGGCGAGGAGCCGGGGCCCGTCCCGGACGACGGCTCGGTGCTGATGCGCGCGGTCGCGGTCGGCGAAGCGGCCCCGGACGGCACCATGACCGGCGCCGCCGACCAGGTCGGCGAGACCTCGCAGTCCGCCGAGGTGTACGCGCAGAGCCTGCGCACCCGGCGCTCGATCCTGATCGCGGAGGTGACCGAGGAGGAGCTGCGCCGGATCGTCGCCTCGCCCGACCGGGTGGAGCCGAGCCTGGCGGCCGGGGTGCACTCGTACCTGATGGTGCCGCTGGTGGCGCGCGGACTCGTGCTCGGCGGCACCGAGTTCGTGCGCACGCGCAACCCGGTGCCGTTCGGGCCGGCCGACCGTTCGCTCGCCGAGGAACTGGCCGCCCGCACCGCCCTCGCGATCGACAACGGGCGGCTGTACCGGCGCGAGCGGGACACCGCGCTCACCCTCCAGCGGAGCCTGCTGCCCCAGGAGATCCACCGCACGCTCGGCCTGGAGATCGCCTACCGCTACCTGCCCAGCAGCGTGGTCAGCGAGGTCGGCGGCGACTGGTTCGACGTCGTGCCGCTCTCCTCCGGGCGGGTCGCGCTGATCGTCGGCGACGTGATGGGCCACGGCATCCGGGCCGCCGCCACCATGGGCCAACTGCGCACCGTCGCCCGCACGTTGATCACACTGGACCTGGACCCGGCACGCGTGCTGCGCCGGCTGGACGAGGCCACCACCGCCATCGGCGAGGGCCAGTTCGCCACGTGTGTCTGCGTCGTCTACGACGCGGTCGACCGCCACTGCACCGCCGCGTGCGCCGGCCACCTGCCGCCGGTGGTGGCGGACCCGGAGGGCCGGGCCCGGCTGGTCGAGCTGCCGCCGGGCGTGCCCCTCGGCGTGGGCGGAGTCCCGTTCGAGAGCGTCGAGTTCACCCTCCCCGAGGAGGCCATCCTCGCCCTCTACACCGACGGGCTGGTCGAGCGCCGGGGCCGCGACCTCGACGAGGGCCTGCGGCTGCTCTGCCGCACGGTCGCCGACCGGCGCCGGTCGCTGGAGCAGACCTGCGACGCCGTCCTGGCCGAACTCACCGGCCGCACCGCCGAGGACGACATCGCCGTCATCATGGCGCAGGTCCGTCCGGCCGGCACCGACCGGATCGCGATCCTGCCGCTCACCGGCGACCACGCGATGGTCGCGCACTCGCGCCGGTTCACCCGCGAGACGCTCGTCGAGTGGGGGCTCGGCTCCCTGGCCGACTGGGCCGAACTGCTCACCAGCGAACTGATCACCAACGCCCTCGTCCACGCCGGATCACCCACCCAGCTGCGGCTGTTCTGCAACCGGATGCTGACCGTCGAAGTGGCCGACGAGGAGGGCGAGGCCCCGCGGATGCGGCGCGCCCGCACCGAGGACGAGGGCGGGCGCGGCATGCACCTGGTCAACGAGCTCGCCCACCGCTGGGGCAGCCGGCGGACCAAGGACGGCAAGGTGGTCTGGTTCGAGCTGGAGCTGCCGCCCGGCACCTCGTCCGGTTAGCGGGCGCTGCGACGACAACGGCCGGTTGTCGCTGGGGTGGTGCGGTTGTTGGCCGGGCGGGCGGCATGAGCGGTTACCTGGTGGCACGGCGGGACAAGCCCGCCGACCAACCGAAGGAGCCACCGTGAACCAGCTCGACCCGCGCACCGTCGTCACCGACTACGTCACCAACCTCGCCGCCGGCGAGCTGGACGCCGCCATCGCCCTCTTCGCCGAGGACGCCACCTGGACCTACCCCGGCGACCTCGCGCTGTCGCGCACCTGGCGCGGCAAGCAGGAGATCTTCGGCGACTTCCTCGGCCAGATCGGCACCCTCTTCGCGCCCGACGGCCTCCCGGAGATCACCCTCACCGGCGTCATCGCCGACGGCCCGCAGGTGGTCGCCGAGTGGACCACCGTCGGCAAGGCCGCGAACGGCGCCGTCTACGACAACCACTGCCTCGGCATCTTCACCGTCGAGAACGGCCTGATCACCGCCGTCCGCGAGTACCTCGACACCGACCACGTCGCCCGGACCCTCCTCGCCCCCGTTGCCGGCTGAGCGCGGTGCGGTCCGGCAGAGCGCGGTCGGCGCGACGGCCGGCAGCGGCCCAGGAGCCCACAGCTCAGTCTGGCAGGAGCAGGTTGACGTCGCCGAACTCGTGCCAGAGGTAGCGGTGGTGGACGGCCTCGCGGTAGCAGTTCGCCAGGAGCGGGCGGCCGGCGACGGCGGCGAGCAGGTGGAGGTGGGAGGCGCGGGGTTCGTGCCAGCCGGTGAGCAGGCCGTCGACGGCGCGGACGCCGCGGTCGGGGGTGATCACCAACTCCGTCCAGCCGTCCGCCTCGTGGACGGTGCCGCCCGGGTCGGTGGCGGACTCCAGGGCACGGACGACGGTGGTGCCGACGGCGATCACCCGTCCGCCGTCGGCGTGGACGTGGCCGACCAGGCGCGCGGTGGCCGCCGGGACGTGGAAGCGTTCGGCGTAGGGGGCCTCGTGGGCCTCCGGGGAGGCGACGCCGGTGTGCAGGGTGATCGGCGCGACCAGGACCCCGCGGCCGGCCAGCCGGGCCACCACCTCGGCGGTGAACGGGCGGGCGGCGCTGGGCATTTCACTGCTTCCGGGCACGGTCGCGAAGACCGTCTGGTAGGCGTCGATCGGCCAGTCGCGGTCCACGTAGCCGTAGCGGATCGCCCGACCGTGCACCGCCAGGTACGACAACAGCGCCGCGGGCAGGTCGAGTTCGGCGTACCAGAGGCGGGCGGTGAACGGCGCGGTCAGTCGCGCCGCGCCGCCGGCCGGCAGGCCCACCCGCAGGCCGGGGCGGGCCGGGGTGTCCTGCGGCGGGTAGTAGGCCGCCGCCTTCCCGGGGACGACCCGGCGCAACTCCACCAGGTGGGCGCCGCGTTGGTCGGGCTGGGCGGAGGAGAGGTGCAGCGCGACCGGGGTGCCGTCGGGCAGCCGGCCGGGTAGGGCGGCGGGGAGGGTGGCCGAGTTGTTGACCACCAGCAGGTCGCCGGGGCGCAGCACCTCGGGCAGGTCGGTGAAGCGGTGGTGTTCGGCCGTCCCTCGGTCGCGTCGGCCGACCAGCATCCGTACGCCGTCGCGCGCCTCGCCGCGCGCCTCCGCCGGTGCGCGGGCGGAGAGTTCGGGCGGGACGGTGATGTCGAGGTCGATGGTCGCCGGTGTGGTCATCGCCCACCCCGGGCCGGGGCGGCCAGGTCCTCGGCGCGGTAGCGGCCGGAGGGGGTGCGGTCGCGGAGCAGGCCGAGCAGGACGGGGGCCACCTCCTCGGGCAGCGGCTCGCCGGAGATGTCCTCGCCGGGGCTGGCGGCCTGGAGCATCCCGGTCCGCATGCTGCCCGGGTCGACGGCCCAGACCCGCACGTCCGGCTCCTCGCGGGCGAGGACGGCGGTGGCGAGGTCCAGGGCCGCCTTGCTCGCGCCGTAACCGCCCCAGCCGAGGTAGGGGACGACGGCCGCGTCGGAGCTGATGTTGAGGACGGCGCCGCCGTGGGCACGCAGCTGCGGCAGGACGAGCTGGGTGAGTGCGATCGGGGCGAGGGCGTTGACCTCGAAGGTCTCCAGGAGAGCGGGCAGCGGGACGTCGGCGAGCCGGGGCAGCGGTTCGGCCGTGGCGTCGTCGCTCCCGTTGAGGGTGCCGGCGTTGTTGACGAGGAGGCTCGCGCCGCCGAGCCTGGCGGCGGCCTCGGCGAGGCGGGCGCGGTGGTCGTCGTCGACGATCGTGCCGGGCAGCGCGACGACCTTGGTGACGGCGGCCAGACGCGCCTCGGCGGCGGCGAGTCCGGCGGCGCCGCGGGCGGTGATCACGAGCTGCCAGCCGTCGGCGGCGAGGGCCTCGGCGAGGGCGAGACCGAGGCCGCGGGAGGCTCCGGTGACGACGGCGACGCGGGCGGGGGCGGTGTGCTGTGCTGCGTTCATGGCCCCACGATCGCGCCGCCGGGCCGCCTGGCGGATCGGTCACCGGGACCGGGACCCGGTCGTCCGTTGGACCTAGTTCCCTTCTGCCGGCCCTACTTCCCCGCTGCCCAGCCCTCGGGGTCGGTCCAGGCGGCCAGGGTGCGGCGGCTTTCGAAACGGCGCTCGCGGCCGGTCAGCGGGTCGGTGAACTCGACGACGGAGGCCAGCAGTTGGAGCGGGTGGCGGAAGTCGTCCGGGGCCGGTTCGGGCAGCACCACGGGGTAGACCGGGTCACCGAGGATCGGCACGCCGAGGCCGCTCATGTGCAGCCGCAGCTGGTGGGTGCGTCCGCTGAGCGGGCGGAGCCGGTAGCGGGCGAGGCCGTCGCGCCGCTCGACCAGGTCGATCCGGCTCTCGCTGTTCGGCGGGGCGTCGATCTCGCCGGCGGCGATGACCCCGCGCTCCTTGACGATGTGGCTGCGGACGGTGCGCGGGAGGTCGAGCGCCGGGTCGTAGGAGGCGACGGCCTGGTACTCCTTGCGGACCAGCCGGTCGCGGAAGAGGGTCTGGTAGGCGCCGCGGTCCTCGGGCCGCACCACGAACATCGCCAGGCCGGCGGTGAGCCGGTCGAGCCGGTGCGCGGGGCTGATCGCGGGCAGGTCGAGGGTGTGCCGCAGCCGGGAGAGCGCCGTCTCGGCGACGTGCCTGCCGCGCGGGGTGGTGGCCAGGAAGTGCGGCTTGTCGACGACCACGAGGTGCTCGTCCCGGTACAGCACCTCCAGCTCGAACGGGACACGGACCTCGTCCGGCAGGTCCCGGTGGAACCACAGGTGCGCGCCGGGCCGGAACGGCGCGTCGGGCGCGACCGGCCCGTCCTCGCCGACGATCTCCCGCCCGCGCAGCGCCGCGTCGATCCGCTCGGCGGCCACCGCGGGCAGCCGCTCCGCCAGGTAGGAGCGGACGGTCGGCCAGGAGCCCTCGGTCGGCAGCCGCAGGTGCACCGGATCCACGCCGTTGCGCTGCGGGAGGGGGGATGCCGGGCGGCGGCTCTTGCGTCTCATCTCGCGGCCCAGCCTAGCCGGGGCCCGCCCGGTGCCGTCCTTCGAGGTGCCGCCGCTGGGGCGCGCAGGGAGAGTGGACGGGAGGCCCGCTCCAGCCAGGGAGGACGTGTGAGTGCCGACGGCCCGGACGGTGTGCCGCCGCTGCACCTTCCGCGGCGCACCCGGCTGCTGCTGTACGGCGCCCTCGTGCTGCTGGTCGGCGCCGTGGTGGCCGATCTGGTGACCGGCCCCGGGACGACCCTCTCCCCCGTCCTCGCGGTGGCGCCGGTGCTGGCCGGCGCGGCCACCCGGACGGCCCGGGTGCCGCTGCTCGCCGGGGGGCTGGCCGTGATCGCGGTCGGGCTGCTGGAGTCCACCAACACCGACCTGCCGA
The nucleotide sequence above comes from Streptomyces kaniharaensis. Encoded proteins:
- a CDS encoding nuclear transport factor 2 family protein — encoded protein: MNQLDPRTVVTDYVTNLAAGELDAAIALFAEDATWTYPGDLALSRTWRGKQEIFGDFLGQIGTLFAPDGLPEITLTGVIADGPQVVAEWTTVGKAANGAVYDNHCLGIFTVENGLITAVREYLDTDHVARTLLAPVAG
- a CDS encoding SDR family NAD(P)-dependent oxidoreductase, with amino-acid sequence MNAAQHTAPARVAVVTGASRGLGLALAEALAADGWQLVITARGAAGLAAAEARLAAVTKVVALPGTIVDDDHRARLAEAAARLGGASLLVNNAGTLNGSDDATAEPLPRLADVPLPALLETFEVNALAPIALTQLVLPQLRAHGGAVLNISSDAAVVPYLGWGGYGASKAALDLATAVLAREEPDVRVWAVDPGSMRTGMLQAASPGEDISGEPLPEEVAPVLLGLLRDRTPSGRYRAEDLAAPARGGR
- a CDS encoding pseudouridine synthase gives rise to the protein MRRKSRRPASPLPQRNGVDPVHLRLPTEGSWPTVRSYLAERLPAVAAERIDAALRGREIVGEDGPVAPDAPFRPGAHLWFHRDLPDEVRVPFELEVLYRDEHLVVVDKPHFLATTPRGRHVAETALSRLRHTLDLPAISPAHRLDRLTAGLAMFVVRPEDRGAYQTLFRDRLVRKEYQAVASYDPALDLPRTVRSHIVKERGVIAAGEIDAPPNSESRIDLVERRDGLARYRLRPLSGRTHQLRLHMSGLGVPILGDPVYPVVLPEPAPDDFRHPLQLLASVVEFTDPLTGRERRFESRRTLAAWTDPEGWAAGK
- a CDS encoding HIT family protein, whose protein sequence is MDCVFCAVVAGTESAHLVLDDEAAVAFLDRRPLFPGHVLVVPRAHHHTLADLPAADVGPFFLRVQRVAAAVEHGMGAAGSFVAANNRISQSVPHLHVHVVPRNPKDGLRGFFWPRGKYPDEAGAAEVARRLRAALEGL
- a CDS encoding SpoIIE family protein phosphatase, which encodes MQHQGEPRQDALLMVPIATALIEADGRILHWSGDAEALLGYTADEAIGAKAAQLLASEEQRPYLLELFQQILDGRGWSGVFAVRHRDGHNVNLEFRTHPIAGPGGSPLVLAVASDVTTLRRIQADLAVLDGFFTQSPVGMGVFDPDLRFVRLNEALARVNGLSVDAHLGHRLTEVLPGINGEEAEAVMRQVLESGTPVVDSRSHGRTPRDPQHDHAWSASYFRLEDPGGRVLGVSSTIIDITERFRADARAARAQERLALLVDATASIGTTLDLRQTARELADAMVPRVADISGVFALEALVAGRNVEPPDPEAPQLVRRLAFASNDPLYPAEALPVDTVYELPTDSPYTRALTTGRTVVVPSWELPLLSEGIPESRRQAYLGDRPRSVRITPLVARGTTLGMIVYSRRGARESFAEADITLGDELASRAAVAIDNARLYLRQHQTVLARQQALREAKAAQERLALVNVASTRIGTTLDLAQTAQELAEVATPRLADTVVVEVLEDLVHGEREARPQPDSSAVLRRMAFHSVHGSTLKPIDRLGGVHRFVPGSPYAWSLANRKPVLVPRMDEAGMAWFADDPVRSAAVREQNVRSFMVVPLIARGTPVGVAGFYRTLVERPYEDDDLALAGELAVRAAVSIDNALLFTRERDAAAARQRALDEAWAAQQRLSLLNEASNRIGTTLDLHRTARELVDVVIPRFADFVTVDLRETVLGGEEPGPVPDDGSVLMRAVAVGEAAPDGTMTGAADQVGETSQSAEVYAQSLRTRRSILIAEVTEEELRRIVASPDRVEPSLAAGVHSYLMVPLVARGLVLGGTEFVRTRNPVPFGPADRSLAEELAARTALAIDNGRLYRRERDTALTLQRSLLPQEIHRTLGLEIAYRYLPSSVVSEVGGDWFDVVPLSSGRVALIVGDVMGHGIRAAATMGQLRTVARTLITLDLDPARVLRRLDEATTAIGEGQFATCVCVVYDAVDRHCTAACAGHLPPVVADPEGRARLVELPPGVPLGVGGVPFESVEFTLPEEAILALYTDGLVERRGRDLDEGLRLLCRTVADRRRSLEQTCDAVLAELTGRTAEDDIAVIMAQVRPAGTDRIAILPLTGDHAMVAHSRRFTRETLVEWGLGSLADWAELLTSELITNALVHAGSPTQLRLFCNRMLTVEVADEEGEAPRMRRARTEDEGGRGMHLVNELAHRWGSRRTKDGKVVWFELELPPGTSSG
- a CDS encoding serine hydrolase domain-containing protein yields the protein MNELACLVQRTADQLAGRHVGAVVAGLAGGAVEIRGAGRTGPGGGVPGPRTLFEVGSVTKVFSSLALARLVLAGAAELDDPVTALLPDGAAVPVRRGQAITLRHLATHTSGLPRLPRGMTAAALLTPHKPDPYAHCTADRILAGLARTRLRAVPGRGFRYSNLGAGLLGLALAHRAGTGYAELVRREVCAPLELADTVVTPDEEQSERLAHGHTARGRAVPYWNFADLGGMGALRSTAADLAIFVRAQLSAGREPDGPLAPAISLTREVRHRVNPFAWVHLGWLAHRLHTQQGGHLQIWHNGGTGGFRSFVAFDPEKQVGVVVLANTRRSPDSPGTALLRTLQNGFATTT
- a CDS encoding MSMEG_1061 family FMN-dependent PPOX-type flavoprotein, coding for MTSTPETSVPSNTLPDGPGSLFAALRAGAVRTPDQLREIYEHPGDRARRKQVDRLHDAARQLIACSSMVFVASSDAAGRCDVSPRGGPAGLVSVLDEYTLAIPDATGNKRLDTLHNILENGRVGLIFVVPGRDTTLRVNGRACVSTDPELLRQLTAVGKPPRSAIVVAVEEVYAHCPKAFLRGSAWKPENWPAQDAQPSSAEITLSHLRDDSLTIEMIEQDEREALLHRYE
- a CDS encoding S-adenosylmethionine:tRNA ribosyltransferase-isomerase; translation: MTTPATIDLDITVPPELSARAPAEARGEARDGVRMLVGRRDRGTAEHHRFTDLPEVLRPGDLLVVNNSATLPAALPGRLPDGTPVALHLSSAQPDQRGAHLVELRRVVPGKAAAYYPPQDTPARPGLRVGLPAGGAARLTAPFTARLWYAELDLPAALLSYLAVHGRAIRYGYVDRDWPIDAYQTVFATVPGSSEMPSAARPFTAEVVARLAGRGVLVAPITLHTGVASPEAHEAPYAERFHVPAATARLVGHVHADGGRVIAVGTTVVRALESATDPGGTVHEADGWTELVITPDRGVRAVDGLLTGWHEPRASHLHLLAAVAGRPLLANCYREAVHHRYLWHEFGDVNLLLPD